The DNA sequence ACGGCGGTGGAGACCTCGACGTCGCCGGCGCGCGGTGTGACGCGGCGCAGCGCGGATGTCTCGGAGTCGGCGAGCCAGAGCGTCTCGCTCGTCGCGCCGGTCGCCGGGTCGAGGTCGCGGCGCACCGCGAGCCCCGACGGCTGCGCGAACCACGCCGTGCGCCCGGGGCCGTCCTCCAGGCCCTCGTTCATCGTCCCGGCGAGCAGGGTGAGACTGCCCTCCTTGGCGTCGAAGGCCCACAGCGTGTGGTTGCCGGCCATCGCGACGACGAAGGCCGCCAGCTCCTGCGACCACGCGACGTCCCACGGCGACGACAGCCGCACCCACGTGGGCGGGAGCCGGTCCGGCACGGGCAGCTCGGGCGACCCCAGGCCGTAGGCCCGCGGCGGGCGGCCAGGCTCGGCGACGTTCTCACGACCGCCCACCATGAACTGCTCGCCCGTCCCGGCGACCGTGACGACCTCGCCGGAGTCGAGCGAGACGCCGCGCAGCGCGTGGTTGACCGTGTCGGCGACCAGCACGTCGTACCCGAGCCAGGGGCGCAGCTCGTCGGGCACCAGGCACAGCCCGTTGGGCTCGGAGAACCGGGCCACGTCCGCCGGGCCGTCGACCAGCCCGCGCTCGCCCGAGCCGATGCGCCGCACCAGCGTCTCGCCGTCGGGCGCGAGCCGCGCGAGCGAGTGGTGGCCGGCGTCGGCGACCAGCAGGTCGCCGCCCGGCAGCGCGATCGCCTTGGCGGGGAACCGCAGCGTGCCCGACGTCGGCTCGGGCGGCACGTACGGACCTGCGCCGCGGTGCAGCGTGCCCTTGGCCTCGTGCTCGGCGACCAGCTCGGCGACCAGCGCCTCGAGCGCCGAGGCGTGCCCCTCGCCCGCCATCTGCGCGACGACATACCCCTCGGGGTCGACGACGACGAGGGTCGGCCAGGCGCGCGCGGTGTAGGCGCCCCACGTGACCAGGTCGGGATCGTCGAGCACGGGGTGGCGCACCTCGTAGCGCTCGACGGCGGCGGCGAGCGCGACCGGGTCGGCCTCGTGCTCGAACTTGGGTGAGTGCACCCCGACGATCACCAGGACGTCGCGGTGCCGCTCCTCCAGCTCGCGCAGCTCGTCCAGGACGTGCAGGCAGTTGACGCAGCAGAACGTCCAGAAGTCCAGCACCAGGATCCGCCCGCGCAGGTCCTCCAGGCGCAGTGACGTGCCGCCCGTGTTGAGCCACCCTCGGCCGACGAGCTCGGAGGCGCGGACGCGGGGGGTGCGGGTGGGGGTCGTGGTCATGGCGTCAGTGTCTCAGCGGGCCGCGCAGGGATGAAGCCGCGAGGGCTCCCCTCTCACTCCGCGAGAATCGTCAACCGTGCCCACGGGCGAAGCGCCGGAGCGGCTCGGCCCTGGGCCGTCAACCCCACGCCGAACGGAGAGCATGGATTCGTGGGCGATATGGATCCGTGAGCGGTGGGCGCCGTGTCTGGACTGCCAGCGGCGGGGCGCTCGCGGTGCCCGCGGGGCTACTCGGGGAGCCATGCCTCCAGCGCGGTCTGGGCCTCCAGGAACGCCGAGAAGACGGATTCGCGCTCCTCCTCGGGGGCCGCGCGGTAGGCCTCCAGGCACGCGCCAGCCAGGGCCGCGATGAGACGTTGGCGCAGGTCGCAGAGGGCCAAGTCGCGGCGGGCCCGCTCAGAGGGCGTCATGGGGCGCGGCACGCTTGATCCACTCGCGGTCATCCGGGGCCCCGTGCGCCGTGAGCCAGCGGTCGAGTTCCCTCCAGGCGTCGCCGTAGGCGACCAGGATCTCCACCTTCTCCGGGCCGCTCGCGCCGGCCTGCTGGGCCTCCAGGGTCGCCAGGTAGGAGCCCGTGGCGACGGCGTGTTGCAGCGCCGGGCGCGCGAGGCAGAGGGCGTCTTGCATGTTCACGCGGCCTCCTCCCGGGCGTCGTCGAGCGAAGCCGCGCGCGGGTCGGGGGCGAAGTCGGCGGTCACGTTGTCATCGGTCACGAGGTGGACGGTAGAGGCCCCCGGGGACAACTCCTCGGGGAGAGCGTGCGACCGGGCGAGCCCCGTCCTGCGGGGCGGCGCGTCTCACTCCTCGAACGTGCTCCAGTGCACGCCGCCCACGATCGGCGCGTCGCGGCGCGCCGGTGCGGGCCGACAACTGTCGGCCATGCCGCAGTACAGGTTGATCTCGCGTCCGACCTCGACGACGGCGAAGGTGTCGGCGCCTGGGTCGAGCCCGCGGTCGCGGATCATCTCGATGACGATGTTGCGCCGATCCGAGCGGTCGTGGGACGCGTACTCGGCGCACGTCGTCATGCCCGCGGACGCGCATCCCGCCGACAGCGGCACCGACGCGCCCGCCACGGCCGCTCCGATCACTCTCCACACATGACGCGACGCCATGGCCCGCCTCCCCGTTGATCGCGTTGGCCCATCGTCGCCGCAGCGGGTACGCCGCGCGCTGCCCCTGAGGGTGTTTTTCACCGCCCGGATCACCCCTGGTCATCGGGCACCGGCGGCGTGAATCTCACGATGCAGTCCCTCCGGTCGACCGCATTCTGAGACACGGGTTGTTCCACCTCGGCGGTCTGTCTAGCGTGCAGTCCAAGAGATGGGACAGTCTCACCAGTTGAGACGCCTCGCGGCCCACGGCACAGGAAGGAGGGGCCATGCGCACCACCCGCACCGCCCCCGAACCCTGCCGCCGCGGCTGTCGAATGCGCCACACCGCCGGCAGGTGAGCCCTGCGGCCCCACGAGGCCGCCCCCTGCCAGCGCGCAGTCGTCCCGCGGCCGCCGGCGATCCCCGGTCGCTCCCCCACGGAGTTCAGGACCACCCATGACCAACCTCATCCACACCCCGGCCGCGCCACGAACCCTGCCGCCCA is a window from the Xylanimonas ulmi genome containing:
- a CDS encoding NHL domain-containing thioredoxin family protein: MTTTPTRTPRVRASELVGRGWLNTGGTSLRLEDLRGRILVLDFWTFCCVNCLHVLDELRELEERHRDVLVIVGVHSPKFEHEADPVALAAAVERYEVRHPVLDDPDLVTWGAYTARAWPTLVVVDPEGYVVAQMAGEGHASALEALVAELVAEHEAKGTLHRGAGPYVPPEPTSGTLRFPAKAIALPGGDLLVADAGHHSLARLAPDGETLVRRIGSGERGLVDGPADVARFSEPNGLCLVPDELRPWLGYDVLVADTVNHALRGVSLDSGEVVTVAGTGEQFMVGGRENVAEPGRPPRAYGLGSPELPVPDRLPPTWVRLSSPWDVAWSQELAAFVVAMAGNHTLWAFDAKEGSLTLLAGTMNEGLEDGPGRTAWFAQPSGLAVRRDLDPATGATSETLWLADSETSALRRVTPRAGDVEVSTAVGQGLFDFGHRDGDAGQALLQHPLGVATLPDGSAVVADTYNGALRRYDPLSGQVTTIATGLAEPSDVLVEVDSGADGQAGAGQASVRLLVVESAAHRLTRIALPASLAGEVLDGGARRTQRPATAVGPGALRLEVPFVPAPGQKLDDRWGPSASLQVSATPPELLLAGEGTGTDLLRDLVVNPAIGEGVLHVTAKAASCDAEGEFPACHLAQQDWGVPITVTPTGATTLTLPLRG